One Vigna radiata var. radiata cultivar VC1973A unplaced genomic scaffold, Vradiata_ver6 scaffold_146, whole genome shotgun sequence genomic region harbors:
- the LOC106780117 gene encoding uncharacterized protein LOC106780117 isoform X1, with translation MGDGKVNLPDDLFLSKTSDSLRDEASGGHGGEKGIAALLDDSKDQLSSDNSIPLSPQWLYSKPVDARTTTNPVGVNSTDPILKDSWRLEGSQDKKDWRRTTPDVDISRRWREEERETSLLGRRDRRKEDRRLENTSTSENRSLPSDRWHESRGSGHDSRRENKWSSRWGPEDKEKDSRSEKRNDIEKEDGHTEKQSSVGGNRIGSDRDTDSRDKWRPRHRLEAQAAGVATYRAAPGFGLEKGRTEGSSVRFSPGRGRANINGNLQIVRSPIGSSLGSALVDRNKTILGKSSLGADSYYYPRGKLLDIYRKQKVDPNFDSLPSEMEHVSPFTQPGAVEPLSFVAPGAEEEVVLKEIWKGKITSSEVAGYSFRGRDGGSNDDMSGPVLVSEGKQQPSIGSSAKVISGSDVSDDSDQILISSASTAGGLLRNIVGEVATVQEGKQKHMPAIGVHGRDESSVSSIGDGSIPGNKVVESATFDLHKGQSLAFLEHANRNGVDSIGGSEINSSLPDDSRTLFDFSSLQQTPNINQQDFKINEKTYVPESVIALEELSLCYLDPQGEIQGPFLGIDIILWFEQGFFGMDLPVRLSDAPEGSPFHELGDIMPHLKVKSGLGSGSNRAIQSEPSDAIGRNLKVDVHNFDYDGSSASDDQPWSSSRPDTSSSVGIPSQIPNQSYHSEVKFSDDQGFTNIVAHDEDISLSKFAGSINDKPLMRPMDVNTLHSHPTGKPLANEIALSDSHHEADKLHPFGLLMSELRDGSHLRRAQSSNSSLRLGDQGHFQDPLMDRDASFTDQQSSISGMVNQPSFREKWGDKYGTIRHFQEDQFLSHIGQIQKERLQQQSNISNHFPGHLNGAELDRFPGYALSQSMNSNLQQMMQNSGSDFDRILEHQIQQYQLELQQQEMHHQQLLQQQMKLQPPQQSQVQQLLHEQFMQQPIPDPNFGQSKHDISRDNLLDQVQMRRYINDLHLNSHSLRHLDPSMEHIIQANMGLNAAQGRQADLSDLLLQARHGNILPSEQLHFQQDQLQAQQLSLALRQQLGLDGERHFGRSWPINETGQLIRNPGTHQLGLSAGFNVSDIHKQQQRLVTQEEQLNYLGRNLPEQNQRGFYDNPMMFERSAQGRELHDRRRYLHRGDQMDSLSSHHLQPTDDLFGHHPDAFKSSLHVNNGHVENSWIDPRVQLQQHLEAVRQRRELGDAVSSGDLNMSGSVGSHEDSSARGFMDLLHKKLGVQSAQPSAVDKWHPLSSRSDKSWHVPEASSIMHPFELQPDHQQVHLNDHFLERAQSTNSNALIHDHLSSMHISDQYNSLGNTERMPLRSRSGSLLEEQSLLSVNMDPLHPNYRIPFQIGKSSMEKDLLDLEANKGQRHEYMGTMNNLVPGMSDMSEQVESIMNSMELPAIAHSRHSSLSSAGGDGSFGREIGLNNSRDEVSGDRIPPSTKGFDNTFHKRPHVSRVLSSPDVQSDQPSVPSVNQNNLINLTASEDCMAGRREPSTNSSMSSMADAQAAGKKEVRFRSSSFSEGAVSETSFIDMLKKPVLAEVVVDSHAGSGVGSESSDAAQAGRGGKKKGKKGKQIDPSLLGFKVSSNRIMMGEIQRPED, from the exons ATGGGCGACGGCAAGGTCAATCTCCCTGACGATCTCTTCCTCTCCAAGACTTCTGATTCCCTCAGag ATGAAGCATCCGGAGGACATGGTGGGGAGAAAGGGATTGCAGCGCTACTTGATGATTCGAAAG ATCAACTGTCATCTGACAACAGCATACCCCTATCCCCACAGTGGCTGTATTCCAAACCTGTTGATGCAAGGACAACTACCAATCCGGTGGGG GTGAATTCAACTGATCCCATACTGAAAGATAGTTGGCGTTTGGAGGGGTCCCAGGACAAGAAAGACTGGAGGAGGACAACTCCTGATGTTGACATCAGTCGCCGCTGGCGTGAAGAGGAGAGGGAAACAAGCTTGCTTGGGAGAAGGGATCGTAGAAAAGAAGATCGTCGTTTGGAGAATACTTCAACATCGGAGAATAGATCCTTGCCCTCTGATCGCTGGCATGAGAGCCGTGGTTCTGGCCATGACTCTAGAAGAGAGAATAAGTGGTCATCAAGATGGGGTCCTGAAGATAAAGAGAAGGATTCTCgaagtgaaaaaagaaatgatattGAGAAGGAAGATGGTCACACTGAAAAACAATCTTCTGTTGGTGGCAATCGCATTGGGTCTGACCGTGACACTGATTCTCGTGATAAATGGAGGCCACGACATCGACTGGAAGCTCAAGCTGCTGGTGTGGCTACATACCGTGCTGCACCTGGATTTGGGCTGGAGAAAGGACGTACAGAAGGCTCCAGTGTGCGATTTTCACCAGGAAGAGGAAGGGCTAACATTAATGGAAACTTACAAATTGTAAGGTCTCCTATAGGCTCGAGTCTTGGATCTGCACTTGTGGATAGGAATAAAACCATATTGGGGAAGTCTAGCCTTGGTGCCGATTCTTATTACTACCCAAGGGGTAAGCTCCTTGACATATATCGCAAGCAAAAGGTTGATCCAAATTTTGATAGCCTGCCTTCTGAGATGGAGCATGTATCGCCCTTCACTCAACCTGGTGCTGTTGAACCATTATCATTTGTTGCTCCTGGTGCTGAGGAAGAG gtTGTCCTTAAAGAAATATGGAAAGGAAAAATTACTAGCAGTGAAGTTGCGGGCTATTCCTTTAGAGGAAGGGATGGAGGGTCAAATGATGATATGTCAG GTCCTGTTCTTGTAAGTGAAGGAAAACAACAACCTTCCATTGGCAGCAGTGCAAAGGTTATATCAGGAAGTGATGTCTCGGATGATTCtgatcaaatattaattagttcAGCATCAACTGCTGGTGGTTTATTGAGAAACATTGTTGGGG AAGTTGCAACTGTTCAAGAAGGCAAGCAGAAACATATGCCTGCTATTGGTGTGCATGGCAGAGATGAGAGTTCTGTTAGCAGCATTGGAGACGGAAGCATTCCAGGAAACAAAGTTGTTGAATCAGCAACTTTTGATCTCCATAAGGGACAATCTTTAGCTTTTCTGGAACATGCTAATCGGAATGGTGTTGACTCAATTGGTGGTTCTGAAATCAATAGCAGTCTACCTGATGATTCTCGCACTCTCTTTGATTTTTCATCTCTGCAGCAAACTCCAAACATTAATCAACAGGACTTCAAAATTAATGAGAAGACATATGTGCCCGAAAGTGTTATTGCTCTTGAGGAGTTGAGTTTGTGCTATCTGGATCCTCAAGGGGAAATTCAAGGACCCTTTCTTGGGATTGACATTATTTTGTGGTTCGAACAAGGATTTTTTGGAATGGACTTGCCTGTTCGCTTGTCAGATGCTCCTGAAGGATCACCATTTCATGAACTTGGTGACATTATGCCTCATTTGAAAGTCAAGTCAGGATTAGGCTCTGGTAGTAATAGGGCTATTCAATCAGAACCTTCTGATGCCATTGGAAGGAACCTAAAAGTAGATGTGCATAATTTTGATTATGATGGGTCTTCTGCTAGCGATGATCAACCTTGGTCTTCTTCCCGACCTGATACTAGCTCAAGTGTTGGTATTCCTTCTCAAATACCCAATCAAAGTTATCACTCTGAGGTCAAGTTCTCTGATGATCAGGGCTTCACTAATATTGTTGCACATGATGAGG atATCTCTTTGTCAAAATTTGCCGGAAGCATAAATGATAAACCTTTGATGAGGCCCATGGATGTGAATACATTGCATTCTCATCCTACCGGAAAACCTCTTGCCAATGAAATTGCATTGAGTGATTCTCACCATGAAGCTGATAAGTTGCACCCATTTGGGTTATTGATGTCTGAACTCAGAGATGGTTCTCATTTAAGGCGTGCACAATCTTCCAATAGTTCTTTGAGATTGGGTGATCAGGGTCATTTTCAAGATCCATTAATGGATAGAGATGCTTCTTTTACTGATCAACAAAGCTCTATTAGTGGTATGGTTAATCAACCTTCTTTCAGGGAGAAATGGGGTGATAAATATGGTACAATTAGACATTTTCAGGAAGATCAGTTCCTTTCCCATATTGGACAAATTCAGAAAGAAAGGCTTCAGCAGCAGAGTAATATATCTAATCATTTCCCTGGTCATCTTAATGGGGCAGAGTTAGATAGGTTTCCAGGTTATGCACTTTCACAGAGCATGAACTCCAACCTACAGCAGATGATGCAGAATTCTGGATCAGATTTTGATCGTATTCTGGAGCATCAGATTCAACAATACCAGCTTGAGTTACAGCAGCAAGAAATGCATCACCAACAATTATTACAGCAACAAATGAAACTTCAGCCCCCGCAACAGTCTCAAGTCCAACAATTGCTTCATGAACAGTTTATGCAGCAGCCAATCCCTGATCCCAATTTTGGGCAGTCCAAACATGATATTTCCAGGGATAACCTGTTAGATCAGGTACAAATGAGGAGATATATTAATGACTTGCATCTGAATTCACATTCTTTAAGGCACCTTGATCCATCAATGGAACATATTATCCAAGCAAATATGGGCCTCAATGCTGCCCAAGGAAGACAAGCTGATTTGTCAGACCTCTTGTTGCAAGCAAGGCATGGTAATATATTGCCTTCTGAACAGCTTCATTTTCAGCAAGATCAGTTGCAGGCACAGCAGCTATCTTTGGCTCTTAGACAGCAGTTAGGCTTAGATGGAGAAAGACATTTTGGTAGGTCGTGGCCAATTAATGAAACTGGACAGTTGATTAGAAATCCTGGAACCCATCAACTAGGTCTTTCAGCAGGATTTAATGTTTCAGATATACACAAACAGCAGCAGAGGCTTGTGACACAAGAGGAGCAATTAAATTACTTGGGAAGGAATCTTCCAGAGCAGAACCAGAGAGGGTTCTATGATAATcctatgatgtttgagaggtctGCACAAGGAAGGGAATTACATGACCGTCGTCGCTATTTACATCGAGGTGATCAAATGGATTCTTTATCCTCTCATCATCTACAACCAACTGATGATCTTTTTGGTCACCACCCTGATGCTTTCAAGAGTTCACTCCACGTCAACAATGGACATGTAGAAAATAGTTGGATTGATCCCCGGGTGCAATTACAGCAGCATCTTGAAGCCGTGAGGCAGAGAAGAGAGTTAGGCGATGCTGTTTCATCAGGAGATCTGAACATGTCTGGATCTGTTGGCTCTCATGAAGACAGTTCTGCACGAGGTTTCATGGACCTACTTCATAAAAAACTGGGTGTTCAATCCGCACAACCATCAGCCGTTGATAAATGGCATCCTCTTTCATCAAGAAGTGACAAATCTTGGCATGTTCCCGAGGCTAGTTCAATAATGCATCCTTTTGAGCTTCAGCCTGATCATCAGCAAGTCCATCTGAATGACCATTTTTTAGAAAGGGCGCAGAGTACTAATTCCAATGCCTTAATCCATGATCATTTGTCCAGCATGCATATCTCTGACCAATACAACAGTCTAGGGAACACTGAAAGAATGCCTCTTCGGTCTAGATCTGGTTCTTTACTTGAAGAACAATCACTCTTATCTGTAAATATGGATCCTTTACATCCCAATTACAGAATTCCTTTTCAGATTGGTAAATCATCTATGGAAAAAGACTTACTTGATTTAGAGGCAAATAAGGGTCAGAGACATGAATATATGGGCACAATGAATAATTTAGTTCCTGGGATGTCGGACATGTCAGAGCAAGTGGAAAGCATCATGAATTCCATGGAACTACCTGCAATTGCCCATAGTAGACATAGCTCACTGAGCAGTGCAG GTGGTGATGGCTCATTTGGTCGAGAGATAGGCTTGAATAATTCACGAGATGAGGTTTCTGGTGACAG GATACCTCCTTCAACCAAAGGTTTTGATAATACTTTCCATAAGCGCCCCCATGTATCTCGGGTTTTATCTTCACCTGATGTCCAGTCAGACCAGCCATCCGTACCCAGTgtcaatcaaaataatttaataaatctcACAGCTAGTGAAG attgtatGGCAGGGAGACGAGAACCGTCTACAAATTCGTCAATGAGTAGCATGGCAGATGCTCAGGCTGCTGGAAAGAAGGAGGTTCGATTTAGATCTTCTTCGTTCAGTGAAGGTGCGGTGTCAGAGACATCATTTATAGACATGCTCAAAAAGCCCGTTCTTGCTGAGGTAGTGGTGGATTCGCATGCAGGCAGTGGAGTTGGGAGTGAGTCATCTGATGCAGCACAAGCAGGTAGAGGCgggaaaaagaaagggaagaaaggAAAACAGATAGATCCTTCTCTTCTTGGTTTCAAGGTCTCCAGTAACCGGATCATGATGGGTGAGATTCAACGCCCTGAAGACTGA
- the LOC106780117 gene encoding uncharacterized protein LOC106780117 isoform X2 yields MGDGKVNLPDDLFLSKTSDSLRDEASGGHGGEKGIAALLDDSKDQLSSDNSIPLSPQWLYSKPVDARTTTNPVGVNSTDPILKDSWRLEGSQDKKDWRRTTPDVDISRRWREEERETSLLGRRDRRKEDRRLENTSTSENRSLPSDRWHESRGSGHDSRRENKWSSRWGPEDKEKDSRSEKRNDIEKEDGHTEKQSSVGGNRIGSDRDTDSRDKWRPRHRLEAQAAGVATYRAAPGFGLEKGRTEGSSVRFSPGRGRANINGNLQIVRSPIGSSLGSALVDRNKTILGKSSLGADSYYYPRGKLLDIYRKQKVDPNFDSLPSEMEHVSPFTQPGAVEPLSFVAPGAEEEVVLKEIWKGKITSSEVAGYSFRGRDGGSNDDMSGPVLVSEGKQQPSIGSSAKVISGSDVSDDSDQILISSASTAGGLLRNIVGEVATVQEGKQKHMPAIGVHGRDESSVSSIGDGSIPGNKVVESATFDLHKGQSLAFLEHANRNGVDSIGGSEINSSLPDDSRTLFDFSSLQQTPNINQQDFKINEKTYVPESVIALEELSLCYLDPQGEIQGPFLGIDIILWFEQGFFGMDLPVRLSDAPEGSPFHELGDIMPHLKVKSGLGSGSNRAIQSEPSDAIGRNLKVDVHNFDYDGSSASDDQPWSSSRPDTSSSVGIPSQIPNQSYHSEVKFSDDQGFTNIVAHDEDISLSKFAGSINDKPLMRPMDVNTLHSHPTGKPLANEIALSDSHHEADKLHPFGLLMSELRDGSHLRRAQSSNSSLRLGDQGHFQDPLMDRDASFTDQQSSISGMVNQPSFREKWGDKYGTIRHFQEDQFLSHIGQIQKERLQQQSNISNHFPGHLNGAELDRFPGYALSQSMNSNLQQMMQNSGSDFDRILEHQIQQYQLELQQQEMHHQQLLQQQMKLQPPQQSQVQQLLHEQFMQQPIPDPNFGQSKHDISRDNLLDQVQMRRYINDLHLNSHSLRHLDPSMEHIIQANMGLNAAQGRQADLSDLLLQARHGNILPSEQLHFQQDQLQAQQLSLALRQQLGLDGERHFGRSWPINETGQLIRNPGTHQLGLSAGFNVSDIHKQQQRLVTQEEQLNYLGRNLPEQNQRGFYDNPMMFERSAQGRELHDRRRYLHRGDQMDSLSSHHLQPTDDLFGHHPDAFKSSLHVNNGHVENSWIDPRVQLQQHLEAVRQRRELGDAVSSGDLNMSGSVGSHEDSSARGFMDLLHKKLGVQSAQPSAVDKWHPLSSRSDKSWHVPEASSIMHPFELQPDHQQVHLNDHFLERAQSTNSNALIHDHLSSMHISDQYNSLGNTERMPLRSRSGSLLEEQSLLSVNMDPLHPNYRIPFQIGKSSMEKDLLDLEANKGQRHEYMGTMNNLVPGMSDMSEQVESIMNSMELPAIAHSRHSSLSSAGGDGSFGREIGLNNSRDEVSGDRIPPSTKGFDNTFHKRPHVSRVLSSPDVQSDQPSVPSVNQNNLINLTASEGRREPSTNSSMSSMADAQAAGKKEVRFRSSSFSEGAVSETSFIDMLKKPVLAEVVVDSHAGSGVGSESSDAAQAGRGGKKKGKKGKQIDPSLLGFKVSSNRIMMGEIQRPED; encoded by the exons ATGGGCGACGGCAAGGTCAATCTCCCTGACGATCTCTTCCTCTCCAAGACTTCTGATTCCCTCAGag ATGAAGCATCCGGAGGACATGGTGGGGAGAAAGGGATTGCAGCGCTACTTGATGATTCGAAAG ATCAACTGTCATCTGACAACAGCATACCCCTATCCCCACAGTGGCTGTATTCCAAACCTGTTGATGCAAGGACAACTACCAATCCGGTGGGG GTGAATTCAACTGATCCCATACTGAAAGATAGTTGGCGTTTGGAGGGGTCCCAGGACAAGAAAGACTGGAGGAGGACAACTCCTGATGTTGACATCAGTCGCCGCTGGCGTGAAGAGGAGAGGGAAACAAGCTTGCTTGGGAGAAGGGATCGTAGAAAAGAAGATCGTCGTTTGGAGAATACTTCAACATCGGAGAATAGATCCTTGCCCTCTGATCGCTGGCATGAGAGCCGTGGTTCTGGCCATGACTCTAGAAGAGAGAATAAGTGGTCATCAAGATGGGGTCCTGAAGATAAAGAGAAGGATTCTCgaagtgaaaaaagaaatgatattGAGAAGGAAGATGGTCACACTGAAAAACAATCTTCTGTTGGTGGCAATCGCATTGGGTCTGACCGTGACACTGATTCTCGTGATAAATGGAGGCCACGACATCGACTGGAAGCTCAAGCTGCTGGTGTGGCTACATACCGTGCTGCACCTGGATTTGGGCTGGAGAAAGGACGTACAGAAGGCTCCAGTGTGCGATTTTCACCAGGAAGAGGAAGGGCTAACATTAATGGAAACTTACAAATTGTAAGGTCTCCTATAGGCTCGAGTCTTGGATCTGCACTTGTGGATAGGAATAAAACCATATTGGGGAAGTCTAGCCTTGGTGCCGATTCTTATTACTACCCAAGGGGTAAGCTCCTTGACATATATCGCAAGCAAAAGGTTGATCCAAATTTTGATAGCCTGCCTTCTGAGATGGAGCATGTATCGCCCTTCACTCAACCTGGTGCTGTTGAACCATTATCATTTGTTGCTCCTGGTGCTGAGGAAGAG gtTGTCCTTAAAGAAATATGGAAAGGAAAAATTACTAGCAGTGAAGTTGCGGGCTATTCCTTTAGAGGAAGGGATGGAGGGTCAAATGATGATATGTCAG GTCCTGTTCTTGTAAGTGAAGGAAAACAACAACCTTCCATTGGCAGCAGTGCAAAGGTTATATCAGGAAGTGATGTCTCGGATGATTCtgatcaaatattaattagttcAGCATCAACTGCTGGTGGTTTATTGAGAAACATTGTTGGGG AAGTTGCAACTGTTCAAGAAGGCAAGCAGAAACATATGCCTGCTATTGGTGTGCATGGCAGAGATGAGAGTTCTGTTAGCAGCATTGGAGACGGAAGCATTCCAGGAAACAAAGTTGTTGAATCAGCAACTTTTGATCTCCATAAGGGACAATCTTTAGCTTTTCTGGAACATGCTAATCGGAATGGTGTTGACTCAATTGGTGGTTCTGAAATCAATAGCAGTCTACCTGATGATTCTCGCACTCTCTTTGATTTTTCATCTCTGCAGCAAACTCCAAACATTAATCAACAGGACTTCAAAATTAATGAGAAGACATATGTGCCCGAAAGTGTTATTGCTCTTGAGGAGTTGAGTTTGTGCTATCTGGATCCTCAAGGGGAAATTCAAGGACCCTTTCTTGGGATTGACATTATTTTGTGGTTCGAACAAGGATTTTTTGGAATGGACTTGCCTGTTCGCTTGTCAGATGCTCCTGAAGGATCACCATTTCATGAACTTGGTGACATTATGCCTCATTTGAAAGTCAAGTCAGGATTAGGCTCTGGTAGTAATAGGGCTATTCAATCAGAACCTTCTGATGCCATTGGAAGGAACCTAAAAGTAGATGTGCATAATTTTGATTATGATGGGTCTTCTGCTAGCGATGATCAACCTTGGTCTTCTTCCCGACCTGATACTAGCTCAAGTGTTGGTATTCCTTCTCAAATACCCAATCAAAGTTATCACTCTGAGGTCAAGTTCTCTGATGATCAGGGCTTCACTAATATTGTTGCACATGATGAGG atATCTCTTTGTCAAAATTTGCCGGAAGCATAAATGATAAACCTTTGATGAGGCCCATGGATGTGAATACATTGCATTCTCATCCTACCGGAAAACCTCTTGCCAATGAAATTGCATTGAGTGATTCTCACCATGAAGCTGATAAGTTGCACCCATTTGGGTTATTGATGTCTGAACTCAGAGATGGTTCTCATTTAAGGCGTGCACAATCTTCCAATAGTTCTTTGAGATTGGGTGATCAGGGTCATTTTCAAGATCCATTAATGGATAGAGATGCTTCTTTTACTGATCAACAAAGCTCTATTAGTGGTATGGTTAATCAACCTTCTTTCAGGGAGAAATGGGGTGATAAATATGGTACAATTAGACATTTTCAGGAAGATCAGTTCCTTTCCCATATTGGACAAATTCAGAAAGAAAGGCTTCAGCAGCAGAGTAATATATCTAATCATTTCCCTGGTCATCTTAATGGGGCAGAGTTAGATAGGTTTCCAGGTTATGCACTTTCACAGAGCATGAACTCCAACCTACAGCAGATGATGCAGAATTCTGGATCAGATTTTGATCGTATTCTGGAGCATCAGATTCAACAATACCAGCTTGAGTTACAGCAGCAAGAAATGCATCACCAACAATTATTACAGCAACAAATGAAACTTCAGCCCCCGCAACAGTCTCAAGTCCAACAATTGCTTCATGAACAGTTTATGCAGCAGCCAATCCCTGATCCCAATTTTGGGCAGTCCAAACATGATATTTCCAGGGATAACCTGTTAGATCAGGTACAAATGAGGAGATATATTAATGACTTGCATCTGAATTCACATTCTTTAAGGCACCTTGATCCATCAATGGAACATATTATCCAAGCAAATATGGGCCTCAATGCTGCCCAAGGAAGACAAGCTGATTTGTCAGACCTCTTGTTGCAAGCAAGGCATGGTAATATATTGCCTTCTGAACAGCTTCATTTTCAGCAAGATCAGTTGCAGGCACAGCAGCTATCTTTGGCTCTTAGACAGCAGTTAGGCTTAGATGGAGAAAGACATTTTGGTAGGTCGTGGCCAATTAATGAAACTGGACAGTTGATTAGAAATCCTGGAACCCATCAACTAGGTCTTTCAGCAGGATTTAATGTTTCAGATATACACAAACAGCAGCAGAGGCTTGTGACACAAGAGGAGCAATTAAATTACTTGGGAAGGAATCTTCCAGAGCAGAACCAGAGAGGGTTCTATGATAATcctatgatgtttgagaggtctGCACAAGGAAGGGAATTACATGACCGTCGTCGCTATTTACATCGAGGTGATCAAATGGATTCTTTATCCTCTCATCATCTACAACCAACTGATGATCTTTTTGGTCACCACCCTGATGCTTTCAAGAGTTCACTCCACGTCAACAATGGACATGTAGAAAATAGTTGGATTGATCCCCGGGTGCAATTACAGCAGCATCTTGAAGCCGTGAGGCAGAGAAGAGAGTTAGGCGATGCTGTTTCATCAGGAGATCTGAACATGTCTGGATCTGTTGGCTCTCATGAAGACAGTTCTGCACGAGGTTTCATGGACCTACTTCATAAAAAACTGGGTGTTCAATCCGCACAACCATCAGCCGTTGATAAATGGCATCCTCTTTCATCAAGAAGTGACAAATCTTGGCATGTTCCCGAGGCTAGTTCAATAATGCATCCTTTTGAGCTTCAGCCTGATCATCAGCAAGTCCATCTGAATGACCATTTTTTAGAAAGGGCGCAGAGTACTAATTCCAATGCCTTAATCCATGATCATTTGTCCAGCATGCATATCTCTGACCAATACAACAGTCTAGGGAACACTGAAAGAATGCCTCTTCGGTCTAGATCTGGTTCTTTACTTGAAGAACAATCACTCTTATCTGTAAATATGGATCCTTTACATCCCAATTACAGAATTCCTTTTCAGATTGGTAAATCATCTATGGAAAAAGACTTACTTGATTTAGAGGCAAATAAGGGTCAGAGACATGAATATATGGGCACAATGAATAATTTAGTTCCTGGGATGTCGGACATGTCAGAGCAAGTGGAAAGCATCATGAATTCCATGGAACTACCTGCAATTGCCCATAGTAGACATAGCTCACTGAGCAGTGCAG GTGGTGATGGCTCATTTGGTCGAGAGATAGGCTTGAATAATTCACGAGATGAGGTTTCTGGTGACAG GATACCTCCTTCAACCAAAGGTTTTGATAATACTTTCCATAAGCGCCCCCATGTATCTCGGGTTTTATCTTCACCTGATGTCCAGTCAGACCAGCCATCCGTACCCAGTgtcaatcaaaataatttaataaatctcACAGCTAGTGAAG GGAGACGAGAACCGTCTACAAATTCGTCAATGAGTAGCATGGCAGATGCTCAGGCTGCTGGAAAGAAGGAGGTTCGATTTAGATCTTCTTCGTTCAGTGAAGGTGCGGTGTCAGAGACATCATTTATAGACATGCTCAAAAAGCCCGTTCTTGCTGAGGTAGTGGTGGATTCGCATGCAGGCAGTGGAGTTGGGAGTGAGTCATCTGATGCAGCACAAGCAGGTAGAGGCgggaaaaagaaagggaagaaaggAAAACAGATAGATCCTTCTCTTCTTGGTTTCAAGGTCTCCAGTAACCGGATCATGATGGGTGAGATTCAACGCCCTGAAGACTGA